A genomic segment from Triticum dicoccoides isolate Atlit2015 ecotype Zavitan chromosome 1A, WEW_v2.0, whole genome shotgun sequence encodes:
- the LOC119315814 gene encoding putative cyclin-dependent kinase F-2 — protein MGWSTSTPQRVGVAALDAVMGTPATRKNQRTAATNGDSSSRASSGRFQRLEVLGAGTFGVVYRARDRRTGEIVAVKCLRASDGAGDAERYLFDFASEVSALEAYSGHPSIVQPRGSGQLDSGAFLAMEFVGPTLRHVMKHVRFGRRHTELEVRLLMRQLLAGERRMNRLGLMHRDLKPENVLVDSHGNLKICDLGLSCSMADGPPYSNPIGTRGYRAPEILLGSTDYDERVDSWALGVMMAELLAGQHPFHGRSDMDHLSEILALLGMADIKEWSGYDGRRLPSGCQPGSFLRNKFPCPAEARIKGPPTLSEAGFEVLSGLLQCNPEKRLTAEQALKHRWFKDANPRATRS, from the coding sequence ATGGGGTGGTCGACCTCGACACCGCAACGCGTGGGCGTTGCCGCCCTAGACGCGGTGATGGGCACACCGGCGACGCGTAAGAATCAGAGAACAGCAGCCACTAACGGCGACTCAAGCTCCCGCGCAAGCAGCGGCCGGTTCCAGCGGCTTGAGGTGCTCGGCGCAGGAACATTCGGCGTCGTCTACCGGGCGAGGGACCGCCGCACGGGTGAGATCGTGGCGGTGAAGTGCCTCCGTGCGAGCGACGGCGCCGGCGACGCCGAACGCTACCTCTTCGACTTCGCCAGCGAGGTCAGTGCTCTCGAGGCGTACAGCGGCCACCCGTCCATCGTTCAGCCGCGTGGCTCCGGCCAACTTGACAGCGGGGCTTTCCTCGCCATGGAGTTTGTGGGGCCGACTCTCAGGCACGTCATGAAGCATGTCCGCTTTGGGAGGAGGCACACCGAGCTGGAGGTTCGTCTTCTCATGAGGCAGCTTCTCGCCGGCGAGAGGAGGATGAATCGTCTCGGCCTCATGCACCGGGACCTGAAGCCGGAGAACGTGCTTGTGGACAGCCACGGGAACCTCAAGATCTGCGACCTGGGGCTATCGTGCAGCATGGCCGACGGGCCGCCCTACTCTAATCCTATTGGGACACGGGGATATCGCGCGCCAGAAATCCTCCTCGGGTCCACGGATTACGACGAGCGTGTCGACTCATGGGCTCTCGGTGTCATGATGGCCGAGCTCCTCGCCGGCCAGCACCCTTTCCATGGGAGGTCGGACATGGATCACCTCAGCGAAATCTTGGCCCTTCTTGGCATGGCAGACATCAAGGAGTGGTCGGGCTACGATGGGCGGCGGCTACCTAGCGGATGCCAACCAGGAAGCTTCTTGCGCAACAAGTTCCCATGTCCCGCTGAGGCCAGGATAAAAGGACCGCCAACACTGTCGGAGGCTGGTTTCGAGGTCTTGAGCGGTCTTCTACAATGCAACCCGGAGAAGAGGCTCACGGCGGAGCAAGCGCTCAAGCATCGGTGGTTCAAGGACGCCAACCCTAGAGCTACCAGGAGTTGA